The genomic window GAGCATAGTCCACCCGCGGCGGTATGACCGGATAAAGCGTCCGCGACACGAAGCCATCCTGCTCAAGACGCTTCAAAGTGCGTGCCAGCATATGCTGCGAGATATCGCCGATCTGACGCTTTAGCGCGTTGAACCGGAGGGTTCCTGGTTCCAGCGCCTCTAGAACGAGAAGGCTCCACTGGTCACCGATACGGTCCAGTACATCCCGGATAGGGCACGGTGAGAACGAAAACTCACCGTCCACGGCGTCCGATCTCATGTCTGCCGGCTTTGCAACCACGCTTCACTCCTCCTCTTTCACAGCCGGGCGGGGATGGCCGTGCGATGCCGACGGTGAGATTGCGATGACCAAGGGTCATTTTGATGACTCCTTGTCACGAATCCCGAACTGCCTATGTTAGCACTCGATATTTACAACTAAGTCTTATAGCGGAACTTGGTCTGATAATGAACCATAGCATAGAGCCGCCGATCCCGGGCATCGATGATGCCTCTGAGATGAGTCCTAAAGAGCTGACTTATCTTTATGATCCGCTGTGTGGATGGTGCTACGGCGCGATGCCGGCCCTGGAGGCGCTGCGGATCGGGGTCAGGATCACCTTTGTGCCAACCGGCCTGTTCGCGGGCGCGCGGGCCATGGATGCCAACTTTGCGGCCTACGCCTGGGAGAATGATCGGCGGATCGCTGCTCTGACAGGACAGCCCTTCTCGGAACTCTATCGCGAGCAGGTTCTGCGGCCCGGCACGGCCTTCGATTCGACGGCCGCTACGCGCGCGCTTGTCGCTGTCGGTGTTGAAGCCCCCGAGCGGCTCTTCGCGGCCTTCAAGGCGATTCAGCATGCACGCTATGTCGATGGCCGCGATACTTCGGTCGCGCAGGAGGTTGCTGCGGTGCTCGACGGGATCGGGCTATCCGCGCCTGCGGCCAGATTTGTTGCCGCTGACCCGGACATTCTTGCCGCAACACGTGACCAGGTCACGACCGGACGACGCCTTATGACGACCTATGGCGCGCGTGGGGTGCCGACCGTGATCCTGTCCACGGACGACGGCGATCGCCTCCTGCCGAGCCAGCTTCTCTATGGCGATCGCGAGACTTTGCTTCGCCAGCTCGACCTCGCCTGACACCAACAGTTCATAGCCGAAAGGAACGAAGACGATGAAAGTCGCTCTCATAGGAGCCAGCGGCAATGCCGGCTCGCGCATACTCGCAGAACTTACACGCCGTGGTCACGCCGTCACCGCCATCGCCCGTCATCCGGAGAAAATCCCCGCGGACCGGAATGTCACACCCACGAAGGGGGATGTGTTCGACGGCAAGGGGCTGGCGGAACTCTTGAAGGGGCATGATGCGGTCATCAGCTCCGTTCATTTTCTCGCCAGCGATCCGGACCTCCTGATCGAGGCCGTCCGTGCTTCGGGCGTCAAGCGCTATCTCGTCGTGGGCGGTGCCAGCAGCCTGGAGGTCGCCCCCGGTGTTGCCCTGCTCACCACGCCCGACTTCCCCGCGGCCTACAAGGCCGAAGCCACCAAGGGGGGCGATTTTCTGAACAAGCTGCGCGGGATTACCGATCTCGACTGGACGTTTCTGTCGCCGTCCGCGCTCTTCGTTCCCGGCGAACGTACGGGCCAGTTCCGCCTCGGCAAGGACGAACTGCTGACGAATGACAGGGGGAGCAGCATCTCCTTCGAGGACTATGCCATTGCCCTCGTCGATGAACTGGAGAAGCCGGCCCATATCCGCCAGCGTTTCACCGTCGGCTATTGACCGGTGTGGGGACGGGGCGTTCGAACGATCGACCCGCCACGCGTCGCCACAGTCCGGACTTGAGTTATACGTCGGCGAACTCCTGACAGGATCAGTTGGAAGGAGCAGCCGGCGGTTCGGAGATCAGGTTGCGGCGGTTCACCTCGCTGCGGTGCGTGGCTGTTTCGCTGAAACGCCTGCGTAGGCTCGGGTTACGGGCGACGAACTGCAGGAAGTCGCGCCGGCTCATCGTCAAGAGCTCACAATAGTCGAGTGCGGTCACATCCGCTGTTCGGCGGCTGCCGGAGAGGAGCGCCATCTCGCCGAAGAAGTCCCCGGGGCCAAGCGTTATGTCGCCAGCCTCGGTATCAACGACAGCCTTGCCCGATGAGATGAAATACATCCCGTCCGGCTTGTCGCCCTTCTGGATAATGCGGTCGCCAGGGTCGGCGCTTTCCGGCCGGAACAAAAGCAGGAATTCCTGGCGCTGTTCGGGGTCGATATCCGCGAAGATCGGGAAGCGCTGCACGACTTGCTGCACCTCGAGAGCGTGGGCGTGCTCCCTCTCATGGCTGCGGGCCTGTGCGGCCTCGATATCGGCTTCCAACGCGTTATAGCGATGCTCGCCATGGGTCGCGAGCGCCTTCCAGACACCGAGCCGGCTGATCAGTTTCGGCGCGACAACGAAGGCCAGCGGGTTCAGCGTGATGGACAACAGGGCGCCGGCGAGAATGAGGTCGCTGCCCTCCTTCGGGAGTAGGCCAAGAGCGACGCCGAGGCCACCGAGGATGAACGAGAATTCCCCGATCTGCGCGAGGCTTGCGGCAACTGTCACAGCCGTTGCGAGGGGATAGCCGAGCACGAGAACGATCAACATGGCCGCGAGGGATTTGCCGACCATGATGATCGCCAGCACGACGAGCACCGCAAGCGGCTCTCGGATGAGGATCGATGGATCGAAGAGCATGCCCACCGAGACAAAGAACAGCACGGCGAAGGCGTCCTGCAAGGGCAGGGACTCATGCGCGGCACGATGGCTGAAGCGGGATTCGGACAGCACCACGCCCGCGAAGAAGGCGCCAAGCGCAAATGACACGCCGAATATGGCCGCCGAGCCGTAGGCAATGCCGAGCGCTACCGCGAGCACCGACAGGGTGAACAGCTCTCGCGAGCCGGTGCGAGCAACCTGCCCGAGAATCCACGGCACCACGCGCGGTCCGAGCGCGATGGCGAGCACGACGAAACCCGCGACTTTCAGGAGAGTGAGGCCCAATGCCATCGCCAGACTGGTATCGGCCGCCGCCTCGGCGCCATGGCCGCTTGCAGCGTGGCCACCCAAGGTCTCCGCAAAGGCTGGCAGCAGGACGAGCGCGACGACCATTGCGAGATCTTCGACAATGAGCCAGCCCACGGCGATCCGGCCGTTGGCTGTCGGCAACATGTTGCGCTCTTCCAGAGCCTTCAGCAGCACCACGGTACTTGCGACCGAAAGAGAAAGGCCGAACACCAGGCTGCCCCCGAGGTTCCACCCCCAGATCGTGCCGACACCCACGCCGATCAGTGTCGCGAGGACGATCTGGCCCACCGCCCCGGGGATGGCAATCCATTTGACCGCCATCAGATCGGAAATGGAGAAGTGCAGGCCGACACCAAACATCAGCAGAATGACGCCCATTTCGGCCAATTGGCCGGAGAGGCCGGCGTCAGCAACAAAGCCGGGCGTGAAGGGCCCGATGAAGATGCCGGCGACCAGATAGCCGACCAAGGGCGGCAATCGGAAGCGATCGGCCAGGAAGCCGAAGATGAAGGCCAGCACGAAACCCACTGCAACAGTCGCGATGAGCGTGGTCTCATGCGGCATGAACAAACCCTCCAGACTTAATCCTGACCAGCAGTCCTGGATCCGCCGGTAACGGCTGACCAACGAGGACGACAGTCACGCATCCAGGCGGACTGTCACCCGCGAAAGGGCGGCCGGGGCGCGATCACTCTCGAAGTCGCTGTTTTATACATAGATGCCAACACGGCAACACACGAAAAAAGCACGCCGCCTGAATATCGGTTCGAACAGGCGCATCCCATGTGTTCCCTTTGACCGCATCATTCGCCAGCACGTTTGAAGAGAGCGCCATACTGGGCTTCGTGAAGCCGCTGGTAGGGGCCGCCCGCCTTGACGAGGTCGTCATGACGGCCCTGCTCGGCGATGCCGTGGTCATCAACGACGATTATGCGGTCTGCATGTTGGATGGTGGCAAGGCGATGGGCAACAACGAGCGTCGTGCGTCCCTTGGACAGGTCGGTCAAGGAGCGCTGGATCGCTCGCTCGGTTTCCGTGTCGAGCGCCGATGTCGCTTCGTCGAGAATGAGGATCGGCGGGTTCTTGAGAAACACGCGCGCGATGGCCAGTCGTTGCTTCTGTCCGCCGGACAGCTTGACGCCGCGCTCGCCGATGATGGTGTCATAGCCATTCGGCAAACGGGCAATAACCTGGTCGAGGCGGCTGCGGCGCGCGGCCTCCTCGATCTCTGCGTCACTGGCATCGAGGCGGCCATAGGCGATGTTCTCGCGGATAGTGCCGGCGAAGAGGAAGACATCCTGCTGCACGATGCCGATCTGTCCACGCAGGGACGCAAGAGTCATCGCCCGGATATCGATGGCATCGATGCTGATCTCGCCGCTGTCGATTTCGTAGAATCGCGGCAGGAGTGAACAGATGGTTGTCTTGCCGGCTCCGGAAGGGCCGACGAAGGCGACCATCTCACCGGGGCGCACTTCCAGATTGATCCCGCGCAACACGGGCCTGTCCGGTGTGTAGCCGAAAGCAACGTTGTCGTAGCGAATATGTCCCTTCAGCCCAGAAACCGCCATGGCATCTGGCCTGTCGGCGATATCCGGCTCTACAGCGAGAAATTCCATGTAGCGACGGAAGCCGGCAATGCCCTTGGGATAGGTCTCGATGACCGAATTGATCTTCTCGATGGGGCGGAAGAACACCCCGACGAGCAGCAGAAAGCCAACGAAGCCACCGTTGCTCAATTCACCCTTGAGGACGAAATAGCTGCCGGCGATCATGACGACCATCTGCGTCAGCCGCATGCTGAAATAGCTGAGCGACGTGGTGACGGCCATGAGACGATAGGCGGCAAGCTTGGTGCGACGATAGTTCTGGTTGTCGGAGGCGAACAGCCTGCGCTCGTGGTCCTCATTGGCAAAAGCCTGGACGACGCGGATACCGCCGACATTGTCCTCGATGCGGGCATTGAAGCTGCCAACGCGTTCATAGAGTTGCCGCCAGTTGCGGCTCATGCGGCCTCCGTATCGCGTTGTTACCCAGACAATGAGCGGCACGATGGCTGCCGTGATCAACGCGAGCTGCGGGTTGACCATAAACATCAGTATGAAGGCGCCGATGAGCGTCATCACCGCTATGAAGAGGTCCTCCGGACCGTGATGGGCGATTTCGCCTATTTCCTCCAGATCCTTGGTGAGGCGCCCGACGATATGGCCGGTCTTCTGGTTGTCGAAAAATCCGAAGGACAGCTTCTGGAGATGATCGAAGCTGCGCCGGCGCATCTCCGTCTCAATATTGATGCCGAGCATGTGACCGAAATAGACGACCACGGCCATCAACCCCGTATTGACGAGGTAAACCGCGAGAAGACCCGCCGATGCGAGCATGATCAGCATCCAGTCGCCGCTCGGCAACAGGCTATCCACGAAGATCTTCACGGCCAGAGGAAACCCGAGCTCAAGCAGCCCGGACGCGACCGCGCAGGAGAAGTCGAGGGCGAACAAACCCTTGTGGGGCTTATAGTACGAGAAAAAATTGCGGAGCATGCGGCGTCGTCAGACAGTGAATCGGCGCCGCACCTTATCCCCATTGACTGTGAAATGCTCGCTCAAAGAGAATGGCGCTCGGATCGATCAGGGCAGGTCCTGCTGGTGGTGCGTGGCATCATCAACCGGGAAGCCTGCTCGGCCACCATCGCAGGAATTTTCGTGTCTGACTGGAAACAGACAGCGCGGCGCCTTGGGGGCCTATCTGGGCGCTCCAATCTGCGGGGCGGCGTGGGCCAATCCGGCTTGGATTGAATCAGCGGGTCGCTGTCCGAAGGCGATGGCTTTGCCCGTCCGGTCCGCATCGTTCGAGCGTAAGGGACTTGCCCTAGGATGGTCGTGAAAAGACGTAGGCGAGCCCGCCCAGCATCAGGAGCGCGACGGTGGCCGTCGGAACCGGACCTGGCTCACTTCCGGTCCAGAATAGCAGAAAGCCTGCCGTTATGCCCGCGAGGGCCATGATCTTCGCCTTCCGGGGGATGGCCCCCCGCAAGCGCCATTCTTGCAGCATGGGACCGAACCAGGGGTGGCGCATCAGCCAGCGTTCCAGCCGCCGTGAAGACCGGGCAAAGCAGGAAGCTGCGAGAATGAGAAAGGGTGTGGTCGGGAGCACGGGCAAAAATGCACCAACGAAGCCGAGGGCTACAAAGAAGAGGCCCAGAGCCAGATAGACGCCGCGTATCACCTGCGGTGGTTCCCGTATCGATATGGCCGCGCGGGCGTTTGCTCCGGTGCGATCACACCGCGCGCGGATACTCTAATCCTGAGGGCGGAGCGCTGACAACGGGAATGGTGTATGGTCGATAAGGCCATACATTCATCCTAACAGCTTGCACCCGTGGTCACACCAAAAGAAAAGGAGGTCCCAGCGCCTAGTCGGCGTCTTTCGCTGCCTTGCACTTGCATCAGGACAGGAAGTCCTCAATGCGTCTGAGCGCCTCGGCACGGCCGCGCTCCGGACGATCAAGCAGGAGGTAGTGCGTGGTGTTGGCGGGTTCCCAGATCCTGACTTCCTCCGCGTGGATGAGGTCTTCCTTCAAGGCAGTGACGTCATCGCGTCGCGTCCAGGTATCGTATTCCGGGCTGATCACCATAACGCGGCAATAGACCTGACTGGCGTGGATCAGTTTATGCCCCAGGCCCATGTAGAAGCTGTCCTCCAACATACCGTTCGGGCTGCGATATGACGGAGGGTTGCGCTCGAGGCTTGTGGGGTCGCCATCTACGAGAGCTTTCTCGAAGGCGGCAAGCACTGCCGGATCTCGCCATTCATCCTTGTCCTCGATCGGGATTTGATTGTCCCACCCCTTACGCAGCATATCCACCTGATTGAAGTAGTAATTGCCGTATTTATTCTGATTGAAGCGCATTGGCCTGTCGGGATCCTCCCAGCGGGAGCCGCGGCCGATCTCAGGATGATCGGGAGTGCCGCCGTAAAGAGGATTGTAGAGAATGATGTGGCTCACCTTTTCCGGCCAGAGCGCGGCGTAAATCAACACGACCGTACCGCCTGTACCCCATCCGAACAGGCCGACGCGTTCCGCCCCCGTCTCCGCACGCAGCGCATTCACGGCGGCATCGACATCGCGGGTGATCTCTAGGGACCGTACGATCGGCTTCGTAGGGCGCGGAGGCTTGCTCATCTCATTCGGGCGAGCAGAGGCGCCGAAGCCACGGGCATCTGGAATGTAACAGACGTGGCCGCTCCGGGCCAAATCCTCCGCGAGTGAACCGCCAGCAACCGGCAGATCAAATTCGCTGATGCCGGGAATCCGCGTTCCGTGCATAAGTATCATCGGGACGGGGGGGCTCGCATGACCGTCTTTGAGTTGAACGCTGCGGATTCCGATCTCGACGCCGTCGATCGTGGTCACAGTAAAATCTTTGCGTACTAATGTCATTGTGCTGTGAATCTCTGAAGGGTAAAACGAATGGACTATGCGGTTAGACCTCATCATCGACGAAAACCTGCTTTCGGGTCTGCGCGATGGCTGGCATTGCGACGATGATCAGGACGATGCTTGCGATCGCGAGGAGAGCCGCGCTGATCGGACGCGTCAGGAAAACCGTCGGGTCACCGCCCGAAATCAGCATTGCCCGTCGCAACTGATGTTCGAACAGGGGGCCGATGACAAAGCCAAGGAAGAATGGAGCCCACTCGCAATCGAATTTCTGCAGTCCGTAACCGAGCAGGCCCGCGATCACGACCAGATAGACGCCGAACGCAGAGCTAGAGACGCTATAGACACCGATGCAGCAAAAAGTGACGATCGCGGGAAACAGCCAGTTGTAAGGCACGCGCAGGAGGCTAACCCATATGCCGATCAAAGGCAGATTAAGAATAATCAGCATTGCGTTGCCGATCCACATCGACGCGATCAGTCCCCAGAACAGGTCGGGCTTGTCGCTGATCACGTTCGGGCCGGGGGTTATACCCTGAATAGTCATGGCTCCGATCATGAGCGCCATGACAGGTGTCGCCGGGAGACCGAGCGACAACATCGGGATGAATGATGTCTGGGCGGCTGCGTTGTTGGCGGCTTCGGGCGCAGTGACTCCCTCGATCGCTCCCTTTCCGAACTCCGCGCGATTGGGCGAGATCTTCTTCTCCAGATTGTAGCTGACGAAAGAGGAAAGCAAGGCGCCCCCACCAGGCAGCACGCCCAGCAGAGAGCCCATCGCGGTGCCGCGCAAGGTGGGCCCGACCATTCGCCTGAGATCGCTGCGGCCGGGCCAGAGATTTGAGATCTTACCGACGATGGAGCGGCGGGTATCCTCGTTCTCCAGGTTGCGGAGAATTTCCCCCACACCGAAGACGCCGACCGCGAGTGCGACAAAGTCAATGCCATCAAGCAGATCAACGACGCCGAACGTAAAACGCGGCTGGTTCGTGTAAATATCCGTTCCGGTCAGCCCAAGGAGCAAGCCGGCGCAGATCATTCCGATGGCCTTGACGATCGAGCCTGAAGCTAGCGCGATGGATGAGACAAGTCCGATGATCATGAGCGCGCAGTATTCGGCCGCGCCGAAACTCAGCGTGAGCGCGGTGAAAGGTGTCGCTACAACGGCGACAAAAAGCGTCGCGACCGTCCCGGCGATGAAAGACCCGATTGCCGCCGCAGCTAACGCCGGCCCGGCTCTTCCGCGCAGAGCCATCTG from Hyphomicrobiales bacterium includes these protein-coding regions:
- a CDS encoding conserved hypothetical protein (Evidence 4 : Unknown function but conserved in other organisms); the encoded protein is MNHSIEPPIPGIDDASEMSPKELTYLYDPLCGWCYGAMPALEALRIGVRITFVPTGLFAGARAMDANFAAYAWENDRRIAALTGQPFSELYREQVLRPGTAFDSTAATRALVAVGVEAPERLFAAFKAIQHARYVDGRDTSVAQEVAAVLDGIGLSAPAARFVAADPDILAATRDQVTTGRRLMTTYGARGVPTVILSTDDGDRLLPSQLLYGDRETLLRQLDLA
- the ywjA gene encoding Uncharacterized ABC transporter ATP-binding protein YwjA; the protein is MLRNFFSYYKPHKGLFALDFSCAVASGLLELGFPLAVKIFVDSLLPSGDWMLIMLASAGLLAVYLVNTGLMAVVVYFGHMLGINIETEMRRRSFDHLQKLSFGFFDNQKTGHIVGRLTKDLEEIGEIAHHGPEDLFIAVMTLIGAFILMFMVNPQLALITAAIVPLIVWVTTRYGGRMSRNWRQLYERVGSFNARIEDNVGGIRVVQAFANEDHERRLFASDNQNYRRTKLAAYRLMAVTTSLSYFSMRLTQMVVMIAGSYFVLKGELSNGGFVGFLLLVGVFFRPIEKINSVIETYPKGIAGFRRYMEFLAVEPDIADRPDAMAVSGLKGHIRYDNVAFGYTPDRPVLRGINLEVRPGEMVAFVGPSGAGKTTICSLLPRFYEIDSGEISIDAIDIRAMTLASLRGQIGIVQQDVFLFAGTIRENIAYGRLDASDAEIEEAARRSRLDQVIARLPNGYDTIIGERGVKLSGGQKQRLAIARVFLKNPPILILDEATSALDTETERAIQRSLTDLSKGRTTLVVAHRLATIQHADRIIVVDDHGIAEQGRHDDLVKAGGPYQRLHEAQYGALFKRAGE
- a CDS encoding conserved membrane hypothetical protein (Evidence 4 : Unknown function but conserved in other organisms); translation: MIRGVYLALGLFFVALGFVGAFLPVLPTTPFLILAASCFARSSRRLERWLMRHPWFGPMLQEWRLRGAIPRKAKIMALAGITAGFLLFWTGSEPGPVPTATVALLMLGGLAYVFSRPS
- the ytfH gene encoding Uncharacterized HTH-type transcriptional regulator YtfH, with the translated sequence MVAKPADMRSDAVDGEFSFSPCPIRDVLDRIGDQWSLLVLEALEPGTLRFNALKRQIGDISQHMLARTLKRLEQDGFVSRTLYPVIPPRVDYALTPLGRSLLVPLRNLITWADNNHDAVCAARRTYRDTVV
- a CDS encoding Alpha-beta hydrolase superfamily lysophospholipase; this encodes MMRSNRIVHSFYPSEIHSTMTLVRKDFTVTTIDGVEIGIRSVQLKDGHASPPVPMILMHGTRIPGISEFDLPVAGGSLAEDLARSGHVCYIPDARGFGASARPNEMSKPPRPTKPIVRSLEITRDVDAAVNALRAETGAERVGLFGWGTGGTVVLIYAALWPEKVSHIILYNPLYGGTPDHPEIGRGSRWEDPDRPMRFNQNKYGNYYFNQVDMLRKGWDNQIPIEDKDEWRDPAVLAAFEKALVDGDPTSLERNPPSYRSPNGMLEDSFYMGLGHKLIHASQVYCRVMVISPEYDTWTRRDDVTALKEDLIHAEEVRIWEPANTTHYLLLDRPERGRAEALRRIEDFLS
- a CDS encoding NAD(P)-bd_dom domain-containing protein, whose protein sequence is MKVALIGASGNAGSRILAELTRRGHAVTAIARHPEKIPADRNVTPTKGDVFDGKGLAELLKGHDAVISSVHFLASDPDLLIEAVRASGVKRYLVVGGASSLEVAPGVALLTTPDFPAAYKAEATKGGDFLNKLRGITDLDWTFLSPSALFVPGERTGQFRLGKDELLTNDRGSSISFEDYAIALVDELEKPAHIRQRFTVGY
- a CDS encoding Kef-type potassium/proton antiporter (CPA2 family), with the translated sequence MPHETTLIATVAVGFVLAFIFGFLADRFRLPPLVGYLVAGIFIGPFTPGFVADAGLSGQLAEMGVILLMFGVGLHFSISDLMAVKWIAIPGAVGQIVLATLIGVGVGTIWGWNLGGSLVFGLSLSVASTVVLLKALEERNMLPTANGRIAVGWLIVEDLAMVVALVLLPAFAETLGGHAASGHGAEAAADTSLAMALGLTLLKVAGFVVLAIALGPRVVPWILGQVARTGSRELFTLSVLAVALGIAYGSAAIFGVSFALGAFFAGVVLSESRFSHRAAHESLPLQDAFAVLFFVSVGMLFDPSILIREPLAVLVVLAIIMVGKSLAAMLIVLVLGYPLATAVTVAASLAQIGEFSFILGGLGVALGLLPKEGSDLILAGALLSITLNPLAFVVAPKLISRLGVWKALATHGEHRYNALEADIEAAQARSHEREHAHALEVQQVVQRFPIFADIDPEQRQEFLLLFRPESADPGDRIIQKGDKPDGMYFISSGKAVVDTEAGDITLGPGDFFGEMALLSGSRRTADVTALDYCELLTMSRRDFLQFVARNPSLRRRFSETATHRSEVNRRNLISEPPAAPSN
- a CDS encoding Uncharacterized 52.8 kDa protein in TAR-I ttuC' 3'region is translated as MELLGNLELGFSVALLPLNVLFCLLGALLGTMIGVLPGIGPLATISMLLPLTFGLPPVTSLIMLSGIYYGAQYGGSTTAILVNLPGEASSTVTMIDGYQMALRGRAGPALAAAAIGSFIAGTVATLFVAVVATPFTALTLSFGAAEYCALMIIGLVSSIALASGSIVKAIGMICAGLLLGLTGTDIYTNQPRFTFGVVDLLDGIDFVALAVGVFGVGEILRNLENEDTRRSIVGKISNLWPGRSDLRRMVGPTLRGTAMGSLLGVLPGGGALLSSFVSYNLEKKISPNRAEFGKGAIEGVTAPEAANNAAAQTSFIPMLSLGLPATPVMALMIGAMTIQGITPGPNVISDKPDLFWGLIASMWIGNAMLIILNLPLIGIWVSLLRVPYNWLFPAIVTFCCIGVYSVSSSAFGVYLVVIAGLLGYGLQKFDCEWAPFFLGFVIGPLFEHQLRRAMLISGGDPTVFLTRPISAALLAIASIVLIIVAMPAIAQTRKQVFVDDEV